The following are encoded in a window of Candidatus Komeilibacteria bacterium CG_4_10_14_0_2_um_filter_37_10 genomic DNA:
- a CDS encoding metallophosphoesterase, which yields MPAKKDSLKIIFFGDIMGKIGRLAIAQIMPLWQKKYHPDLWGANVENIAHGKGVTQKTLQEMADCGIDFMTSGNHVWRKEDANVLAKLPQFNLVTPENDPRTPAGQGYKLITVKKKKLLVINLLGQEAMTFWGDDSGEKKIKSPFATLDQILHSSLAQEANYSFVDFHAELTSETRALGWHADGRINALIGTHTHIPTADAQILPQGTAYLTDVGMVGAYESVLGISKDIIVDRFLNQSKIVFSAPEKGNCEINAVLLELNSLDKNQSKIKLLRQMIVVK from the coding sequence TCCCTGAAAATAATCTTCTTTGGTGATATTATGGGTAAAATTGGTCGCTTAGCCATTGCCCAAATAATGCCCCTCTGGCAAAAAAAGTATCACCCTGATTTATGGGGCGCTAATGTAGAAAACATCGCCCATGGCAAAGGCGTAACCCAAAAGACACTACAAGAGATGGCTGACTGCGGTATTGATTTTATGACTTCGGGCAATCATGTTTGGCGCAAAGAAGATGCCAATGTTTTGGCTAAATTACCGCAGTTCAATTTAGTGACACCGGAAAATGATCCGCGCACACCAGCGGGACAGGGATATAAACTGATTACTGTAAAAAAGAAAAAGTTATTGGTTATTAATTTACTAGGCCAAGAAGCTATGACTTTTTGGGGTGATGATAGTGGTGAAAAAAAAATAAAGTCACCTTTTGCTACTTTGGATCAAATACTGCACAGCTCTTTAGCTCAAGAGGCGAATTACTCTTTTGTTGATTTTCATGCCGAGCTTACCAGTGAGACCAGGGCTCTGGGCTGGCATGCTGACGGTCGTATTAATGCCCTAATTGGTACTCACACTCACATCCCCACTGCTGATGCGCAGATACTACCCCAAGGTACGGCTTACTTAACTGATGTCGGGATGGTTGGAGCCTATGAGTCGGTTCTCGGTATCAGTAAAGATATTATTGTTGATCGCTTTCTCAATCAATCAAAGATAGTTTTCAGCGCTCCGGAAAAAGGTAATTGTGAAATCAATGCCGTCTTACTAGAATTAAATAGTTTAGACAAAAACCAGTCCAAGATTAAATTACTCCGTCAAATGATTGTAGTAAAATAA